From a single Nostoc sp. MS1 genomic region:
- a CDS encoding hydantoinase/oxoprolinase family protein, which yields MLKVFADRGGTFTDIVAVTNNQAIVDRLSKYKERFLIVPLANQEWVIVYKLLSENPEQYPDAVIQGIRDILGLINNEPIPNTAIEVVKMGTTVATNALLERQGDRVVLVITKGFKDALRIGYQNRPDIFARHIILPTMLYEQVIEVEERYDAHGHELIPVNVAQVKQDLQAVYQTGVRSCAIIFMHSDRYPQHEQQVAQIAQEIGFTQISVSHQVSPLMKLVSRGDTTVVDAYLTPILRRYVNQVTSQLPNVRLMFMKSDGGLTDAAKFQGKDSILSGPAGGIVGAVQTSKRAGFDLVITFDMGGTSTDVAHFKGEYERQLDSEIAGARMRVPVLSINTIASGGGSILSFDKSSYRVGPKSAGSNPGPACYRRGGPLTVTDANVMLGKIHPQYFPNVFGSKGNLPLDKNIVLEKFHQLAQEISTVTGNYRTPEQVAAGFIDIAVENMANAIKKISLQRGYDVTKYVLTCFGGAGAQVACLIANTLGMKQIFLHPYAGVLSAYGMGLADVRSTRVGGVEQALNQDLIPRLVKVIEELKAQARKEISQNNSSLKAEVIQKVNLKYEGTNSTLSVDFDTNFMVMQTTFIDGHKSRYGFIQPEKALIVESIFVEVIQQMDTLEEPLISRTRPLESLPEPVEIVKMFTADKWHDTPVYRREDLQPGDEINGAAIVVEKVSTIVVEPNWQARLNERNHLILQKSC from the coding sequence ATGTTAAAAGTATTCGCTGATCGTGGTGGTACATTCACAGATATTGTTGCAGTCACTAATAATCAGGCAATTGTAGACAGATTATCAAAATATAAAGAACGTTTCTTAATTGTTCCTCTTGCTAATCAAGAATGGGTGATTGTTTACAAATTACTGTCGGAAAATCCAGAACAATATCCAGATGCTGTTATTCAAGGTATTAGGGATATTCTCGGACTGATCAATAATGAGCCTATACCAAACACAGCCATAGAAGTAGTCAAAATGGGAACAACAGTTGCTACTAATGCACTGTTAGAAAGGCAAGGAGATAGAGTAGTTTTAGTTATTACAAAAGGTTTTAAAGATGCGTTACGAATTGGCTATCAAAACCGTCCAGATATCTTTGCGCGTCATATCATTTTACCAACGATGTTATATGAGCAAGTAATTGAAGTAGAGGAACGGTATGATGCTCATGGTCATGAATTAATACCTGTAAATGTTGCCCAAGTAAAACAAGATTTACAAGCAGTTTATCAGACAGGCGTGCGTAGTTGTGCAATTATATTTATGCACAGCGATCGCTATCCTCAACATGAGCAACAAGTAGCCCAAATTGCTCAAGAAATTGGCTTTACTCAAATTTCTGTATCTCATCAAGTTAGTCCACTAATGAAATTAGTTAGCCGTGGTGATACAACTGTTGTAGATGCTTATTTAACTCCAATTTTACGCCGCTATGTTAATCAAGTAACTAGTCAATTACCCAACGTTAGACTCATGTTTATGAAGTCTGATGGTGGCTTAACTGATGCGGCAAAATTTCAAGGCAAAGATAGTATTTTAAGTGGCCCGGCTGGTGGTATTGTTGGTGCAGTGCAAACTAGTAAAAGAGCAGGATTTGATTTAGTCATTACCTTCGATATGGGAGGAACAAGCACCGATGTTGCCCATTTTAAAGGAGAGTACGAACGTCAATTAGATTCAGAAATTGCTGGGGCGCGGATGCGAGTTCCTGTATTATCAATTAATACAATTGCGTCTGGCGGCGGTTCAATTTTGAGTTTCGATAAATCTAGCTATCGTGTCGGGCCAAAATCGGCTGGTTCAAATCCTGGCCCTGCTTGTTATCGCCGGGGTGGCCCTTTAACGGTAACAGATGCTAATGTGATGTTAGGTAAAATTCATCCCCAATATTTTCCTAATGTCTTTGGTAGTAAAGGCAATTTACCGTTAGATAAAAATATTGTTTTAGAAAAGTTTCATCAATTAGCTCAGGAAATCAGCACTGTCACCGGAAATTATAGAACACCTGAACAAGTAGCAGCAGGATTTATTGATATTGCCGTAGAAAATATGGCAAATGCAATTAAAAAAATTAGCCTACAACGTGGTTATGATGTCACCAAATATGTTCTTACTTGTTTTGGTGGTGCTGGCGCACAAGTTGCTTGTTTAATTGCTAATACTTTAGGGATGAAACAGATATTTCTACATCCTTATGCTGGGGTTCTTTCCGCCTATGGAATGGGATTAGCTGATGTGAGAAGTACTAGAGTAGGGGGAGTAGAACAGGCTTTAAATCAAGATTTAATTCCTCGATTAGTCAAAGTAATTGAGGAATTAAAAGCCCAAGCAAGAAAAGAAATTAGTCAAAATAATAGTAGCCTAAAAGCAGAAGTGATTCAAAAAGTAAATTTGAAGTATGAAGGTACTAATTCAACCTTAAGCGTTGATTTTGATACAAACTTCATGGTAATGCAAACCACATTTATAGATGGACATAAATCTCGTTATGGTTTCATTCAACCAGAGAAAGCTTTAATTGTAGAATCTATTTTTGTAGAAGTAATTCAGCAAATGGATACTTTAGAAGAACCCTTGATTTCTCGTACTCGTCCTCTAGAATCACTTCCCGAACCTGTAGAAATAGTCAAGATGTTTACTGCTGATAAATGGCATGATACACCAGTTTATCGCCGGGAAGATTTACAGCCGGGTGATGAGATTAATGGTGCAGCTATCGTTGTCGAAAAAGTTAGCACAATTGTAGTTGAACCAAACTGGCAAGCAAGATTAAATGAACGTAACCATTTGATTCTACAAAAGTCATGTTAA
- a CDS encoding ABC transporter substrate-binding protein, which yields MCENCRQVRENLAINIEVFLQKLDDIPIDTKKLTQLDKKIICNSLLGLSRQQIAEIVSLPSIKIADRLSRYIYPKIAYLMGVDQEEIAGNWVIIINFLLNIHNGYKLNPPPQLNSDNFQGSFGRQIFLYPANQKIVQCQMKGANFYQQGLYYQALQCFLEAWNLEIKDYGIGNPEILIYISNCLIEHTKSDLQKNNIKIYTLAVVAPFYHNQGSVAAEILRGIAQIQLQVNLPSFDKISLDKEINLDNLKPQILSTLTYSQIILQILVVNDPNNLYNPYNQTAEKLAELAPQLNVDAIIGHYSSEMTKNALHFYTQKGLALVNASSTSNELSQLFIDESVCFFRLTTPDAVNAEKMANYLIPKFPEQSLNKVAIIYNQNSSYSISYRNSIRQYLEQYKDKFVFLKECNYLSENYLKVQGYIEYLKENNVDIIIIIPDGGIEPNSFENAGLISRLNINNCLIAGSATFYHDNVLNWLHEQTPIKHTNEITRQIIACVPWHWQSRENGWESSNSLADNFCKLGNQLWGIENLTWRSATAFDSVLIILKVIEEYRSQSSKDLLIHMDQYFKKKKKQVKGVTGIIQFEKNGDRLHPPAEIVGIKWDTKQQKWRWEIC from the coding sequence ATGTGTGAAAACTGTCGCCAAGTTAGAGAAAATCTAGCTATTAATATTGAAGTCTTTTTACAAAAATTAGATGATATTCCTATTGATACCAAAAAACTGACCCAACTCGATAAAAAAATTATTTGTAATTCTTTATTAGGATTATCTAGACAACAAATAGCTGAAATAGTTAGTCTGCCTAGTATTAAAATTGCCGACAGATTAAGTAGGTATATTTATCCTAAAATAGCATATTTAATGGGCGTAGACCAAGAAGAAATAGCAGGCAACTGGGTAATTATTATTAATTTTTTGCTCAACATTCATAACGGGTATAAACTCAATCCTCCACCACAATTAAATAGTGATAACTTTCAGGGCAGTTTCGGCAGGCAGATTTTTCTTTATCCTGCTAACCAGAAAATTGTGCAATGTCAGATGAAGGGAGCAAACTTTTATCAGCAAGGGCTTTATTATCAGGCTTTGCAATGTTTCCTAGAAGCTTGGAATCTAGAAATTAAAGATTATGGGATTGGGAATCCAGAAATATTAATTTATATTAGTAACTGCTTAATTGAACATACAAAGTCTGATTTACAAAAAAACAATATTAAGATTTATACTTTAGCTGTGGTCGCTCCATTCTATCATAATCAAGGTTCTGTTGCTGCGGAAATTTTGAGAGGAATTGCTCAAATACAATTACAAGTTAATCTACCAAGCTTTGACAAAATTTCCTTAGATAAAGAGATAAATTTAGACAATCTTAAACCTCAAATATTATCAACTTTGACATATAGCCAAATAATCTTGCAAATTCTTGTTGTTAATGATCCCAATAATTTATACAATCCATATAATCAAACAGCAGAAAAATTAGCAGAGTTAGCACCACAACTAAATGTTGATGCTATTATTGGTCATTATTCCAGCGAAATGACTAAAAATGCACTACATTTTTATACGCAAAAAGGGTTGGCGTTAGTAAATGCTAGTAGTACCTCAAATGAACTTTCTCAATTATTTATAGATGAGAGTGTATGTTTTTTTAGATTAACTACACCTGATGCTGTTAATGCTGAAAAAATGGCTAATTATTTGATACCAAAATTTCCTGAACAATCTTTAAATAAAGTAGCTATTATCTACAATCAAAATAGCAGTTATAGTATTTCCTATAGAAACAGTATTAGACAATATCTAGAACAATATAAAGATAAATTTGTGTTTTTAAAAGAATGTAACTATCTTAGTGAAAATTATCTTAAAGTTCAAGGGTATATAGAATACCTTAAAGAAAATAACGTTGATATTATTATCATTATTCCCGATGGAGGAATTGAACCCAACTCCTTTGAAAATGCTGGGCTAATTAGTCGCTTAAATATCAACAACTGTTTAATAGCTGGCTCGGCAACTTTTTATCATGATAATGTTTTAAATTGGCTCCATGAACAAACACCAATTAAGCATACAAATGAAATTACCCGACAAATTATAGCTTGTGTTCCTTGGCATTGGCAGAGTCGAGAAAATGGTTGGGAAAGTTCTAATTCTCTAGCCGATAATTTTTGTAAATTAGGCAACCAATTGTGGGGTATAGAAAATTTAACATGGCGTAGTGCCACAGCTTTTGATTCAGTATTAATTATCTTAAAAGTTATAGAAGAATACCGCAGTCAATCTAGCAAAGATTTACTTATACATATGGATCAATATTTTAAGAAAAAGAAAAAACAGGTAAAGGGAGTAACAGGAATTATTCAATTTGAGAAAAATGGCGATCGCCTTCATCCTCCAGCCGAGATAGTAGGCATTAAATGGGATACAAAGCAACAAAAATGGCGATGGGAAATCTGCTGA
- a CDS encoding sugar ABC transporter ATP-binding protein, with translation MNRTVLCMKSIKKSFSGVPALWGVDFELEAGEIHALVGENGAGKSTLIKIMTGAYRRDSGVVEYDEKNVAFQNPTEAQAAGIVAVYQEIQLVGMRTVAENIFLGREPQRFGFIAKRAMNAGAADILARLGLHIDPRSPVDSLNIAHRQMVAIARAVSFGARVLILDEPTSSLTETEVSVLFDVMRRLKSQGTSIVYVSHRFEELYAVCDRVTVLRDGRNIITRSLSSLSRLELVCQMLGRQPGEVSQGVTAFTQQPQNSSNQPVLLQAEALKYQNRLNGVSIELRHGEIVGMAGLLGSGRSETARALFGAEPLEGGSIKLEGKLLSLDDPHDAIAAGIAFLSEDRKADGIIPELSVRENLTLAALPNLTQWGIVSRKRQIELVNRFMQRLNIKAASAEQKIHELSGGNQQKVLLARWLCKNTKLLLLDEPTRGIDVGAKREIQSLITELATQGLGVLMISSELEEVVEGSQRVVVLRDGRSIAELTGEQKNIKAILHAMAVG, from the coding sequence ATGAATCGAACTGTCTTGTGCATGAAGAGTATTAAGAAGAGCTTTTCTGGTGTGCCTGCCCTATGGGGGGTGGATTTTGAACTGGAAGCAGGCGAAATTCATGCACTGGTGGGAGAAAACGGGGCTGGGAAATCGACGCTGATCAAGATTATGACGGGGGCTTATCGACGAGATTCAGGTGTGGTTGAGTACGACGAGAAAAATGTTGCTTTTCAAAATCCGACGGAAGCTCAGGCGGCGGGTATTGTGGCTGTTTACCAAGAGATTCAGCTAGTGGGGATGCGAACCGTTGCGGAGAATATTTTTCTGGGTAGGGAACCGCAGCGCTTTGGCTTTATTGCTAAACGGGCGATGAATGCTGGGGCGGCTGATATTTTAGCCCGGCTGGGGCTGCATATTGACCCGCGATCGCCTGTTGATTCCCTCAACATTGCCCACCGTCAGATGGTAGCGATCGCCCGTGCTGTATCCTTTGGGGCGCGTGTACTTATCCTTGATGAACCCACCAGTTCGCTGACGGAAACTGAAGTGTCGGTGCTTTTTGATGTGATGCGGCGGTTGAAATCGCAAGGAACGTCCATAGTTTACGTTAGTCATCGTTTTGAAGAACTTTACGCGGTTTGCGATCGCGTGACAGTACTGCGTGATGGGCGTAATATTATCACGCGATCGCTCTCATCTCTCAGTCGTCTGGAACTCGTTTGTCAAATGCTAGGCCGCCAACCCGGCGAAGTGAGCCAAGGGGTAACAGCATTCACTCAGCAACCACAAAATTCAAGCAATCAGCCAGTGCTACTCCAGGCGGAAGCTCTAAAATATCAAAACCGCCTCAACGGTGTTTCTATAGAACTGCGGCATGGGGAAATTGTGGGCATGGCGGGTTTGCTTGGTTCTGGGCGTAGTGAAACGGCGCGTGCGTTGTTTGGGGCTGAACCACTTGAGGGTGGAAGTATTAAACTTGAAGGTAAGCTTTTATCTCTGGATGATCCTCATGATGCGATCGCGGCTGGTATAGCTTTTCTTTCTGAGGATCGCAAGGCGGACGGCATTATCCCTGAGCTTTCAGTACGCGAAAACCTCACCCTCGCTGCCCTACCAAACCTAACGCAATGGGGCATTGTTTCCCGCAAACGTCAGATTGAGCTTGTCAACCGTTTTATGCAGCGCTTAAACATCAAAGCAGCCAGCGCCGAACAGAAAATACATGAACTATCAGGAGGCAACCAGCAGAAGGTGCTTTTGGCTCGGTGGCTGTGCAAGAATACAAAACTTTTACTCCTCGATGAGCCAACTCGTGGTATTGATGTAGGTGCAAAGCGTGAGATTCAGAGCCTAATTACCGAACTGGCAACCCAAGGATTAGGAGTTTTAATGATTTCTTCCGAACTAGAAGAAGTAGTTGAAGGTTCGCAACGTGTAGTTGTTCTGCGTGATGGGCGCTCAATTGCAGAGTTAACTGGTGAGCAGAAGAACATCAAAGCGATTCTACACGCAATGGCTGTTGGTTGA
- a CDS encoding ABC transporter substrate-binding protein has product MKKQTCFGCSGLLTHRRKFLIFSTHFVIGAAAFSVSSCVRQKTKKIVGFSQTENIGPWRIAETNSIKEEAAKRKEIYDFLMTDAQGQTSKQFSDIEDLIARQVDAIFLAPREYEGLTPALEAARAAKIPVFLIDREAAGKPGEDFVSFLGSDFIAQGRRVGEWLAKATGEKASVVELTGTAGSSVAIDRAKGFRDAIARYPNMKIIATQTADFSRAAAQRVMENIIQSKGTDINAVYTHNDEMALGAIQALKSAGIKPGKDAIVGSIDGQRTALEAIMKGELGVSVESNPRFGPLVFATMEKYFAGEKIPPRIILKDRLFDISNARNFVEEAY; this is encoded by the coding sequence ATGAAAAAACAAACCTGTTTTGGATGCTCAGGACTCCTGACTCATAGGCGAAAATTCCTCATATTTAGCACTCACTTTGTGATAGGTGCTGCGGCATTCTCTGTCTCTAGCTGTGTACGCCAGAAAACCAAGAAAATAGTCGGCTTTTCGCAGACGGAAAACATCGGCCCGTGGCGTATTGCCGAAACCAACAGTATTAAGGAAGAAGCCGCCAAGCGGAAAGAGATTTATGATTTTTTAATGACCGATGCTCAGGGGCAGACATCAAAACAATTCTCTGATATTGAGGATTTAATTGCTAGACAAGTTGATGCCATATTTCTCGCACCACGGGAGTATGAAGGACTTACACCAGCCCTAGAAGCAGCCAGAGCGGCAAAAATACCAGTTTTCCTCATCGACCGGGAAGCGGCGGGAAAACCAGGGGAAGATTTTGTTAGTTTTCTGGGTTCAGATTTTATTGCCCAAGGCCGCCGTGTGGGTGAATGGCTGGCCAAGGCGACAGGTGAAAAAGCTTCTGTTGTAGAACTCACAGGAACAGCCGGGTCATCAGTAGCAATTGATCGGGCAAAGGGATTTCGTGATGCGATCGCCCGTTATCCTAACATGAAAATTATCGCTACCCAGACGGCAGATTTTTCACGAGCAGCAGCCCAGCGTGTAATGGAAAATATTATCCAGTCCAAGGGTACAGATATTAACGCAGTGTATACTCACAATGATGAAATGGCATTAGGGGCAATTCAGGCTCTTAAATCCGCAGGGATAAAACCCGGTAAGGATGCGATCGTCGGTTCAATCGATGGTCAAAGAACGGCACTGGAAGCCATTATGAAAGGTGAACTTGGCGTAAGTGTAGAATCAAATCCGCGTTTTGGCCCCCTTGTTTTCGCCACAATGGAGAAGTATTTTGCAGGCGAGAAAATTCCTCCACGAATCATTCTCAAAGATAGGCTTTTCGACATAAGTAACGCCAGAAATTTTGTAGAGGAGGCGTATTAA
- a CDS encoding four-helix bundle copper-binding protein → MTTENILAQMEACKEISLECQTTCIETLQYCKNQGSQYMDMAMMSMMRDCAEMCMMCVNMINDGSEFMGNTCSLCAQICDRTAMACEQMSDDATMMRCAAICRKCAEHCNAMGLNSASYFRRSSLVTEDLLVSR, encoded by the coding sequence ATGACTACTGAAAATATCCTCGCTCAAATGGAAGCTTGTAAAGAAATCAGTCTTGAGTGCCAAACAACTTGTATTGAAACTCTCCAATACTGCAAAAACCAAGGCAGTCAATACATGGATATGGCGATGATGTCCATGATGCGCGATTGTGCGGAAATGTGCATGATGTGCGTCAACATGATTAATGATGGCTCTGAGTTTATGGGTAATACCTGTAGTTTGTGTGCGCAAATTTGCGATCGCACTGCAATGGCTTGTGAACAAATGAGCGACGATGCCACAATGATGCGCTGTGCTGCAATTTGTCGTAAATGCGCTGAACATTGCAACGCTATGGGACTTAATTCTGCTTCCTATTTCCGCAGATCAAGTTTAGTTACAGAAGATTTACTAGTATCTCGCTAA
- a CDS encoding U32 family peptidase — MNADLQNPQSSFQRPEILAPAGNWECAKAAVENGADAIYFGLDRFNARMRAQNFTEADLPALMSFLHLRGVKGYVTVNTLIFPQELAEAQQYLRTIIAAGVDAVIVQDVGICRLIRHLSPDFPIHASTQMTITSAAGVEFAKSLGCELVVLARECSLAEINKIQQQISQKAASLPLEVFVHGALCVAYSGQCLTSEALGGRSANRGECAQACRMPYDLIADGEIVDLSDRKYLLSPQDLAGLEILPDLVQSGVTSLKIEGRLKAPEYVANVTRVYRQALDRVMEELDKTKVSNQERYDLEMAFSRGLYTGWFQGINNQELVHARFGKKRGVYLGEVSRIRNEEVIIKLEAPVKPGDGVVFDCGHPEAKEEGGRVYGVSQKGKEAVLTFGRGNLNFRRIHVGDKLWKTSDPELDKQLRQSFAGENPQFQRPIDWEIYGEVGQPLIAIARDELGNITQAESAISLVEAHTKPLDTARLQEQFGRLGNTPFRLGTLTNHLKGNLMVPVSELNRMRREVVTQLEELRSQPKRWQLSKNVSYQDLLPRTSPPSPLSPSLIVLVRNLKQLQAALQTGVETLYCEFEDPRAYKQAVNLVRQAQQTTPPSPQIFLAPPRITKPGENWILEQVRAANADGYLIRNYDQLDFFAADCCIGDFSLNVANPLTADYFKQKFGLERLTASYDLNINQLQDLLTTSPARWFEVTIHQHIPMFHMEHCVFCAFLSEGTDYTNCGRPCEKHEVKLRDRVGSEHVLQADAGCRNTVFNGTAQTGAEYVQRLIDLGLRHFRIEFVNETPEQVNKTVQRYRQLLNGEITGSQLWRELKLQNQLGVTRGPLGVSTLV, encoded by the coding sequence ATGAACGCTGACTTACAAAATCCCCAATCCTCCTTTCAACGTCCAGAAATTCTCGCACCTGCTGGTAACTGGGAATGTGCTAAAGCTGCTGTAGAAAATGGGGCTGATGCGATTTACTTCGGTTTGGATAGGTTTAACGCCAGAATGCGGGCGCAAAATTTTACTGAAGCAGATTTACCCGCATTAATGTCATTTCTGCATCTGCGGGGTGTGAAAGGTTATGTCACTGTTAATACACTGATTTTTCCTCAAGAATTAGCTGAAGCCCAGCAGTATCTGCGCACAATTATTGCGGCTGGGGTGGATGCTGTGATTGTGCAAGATGTGGGGATTTGTCGGCTTATCCGTCATCTGTCGCCTGATTTTCCCATTCACGCTTCAACGCAAATGACTATCACTAGCGCGGCTGGTGTGGAGTTTGCTAAATCTCTCGGTTGTGAATTGGTAGTGCTTGCCCGTGAATGTTCTCTGGCGGAAATTAATAAAATTCAACAGCAGATTTCCCAAAAGGCTGCGTCCCTACCACTAGAAGTTTTTGTTCACGGGGCTTTGTGTGTAGCTTATTCTGGTCAGTGTTTGACTAGTGAAGCTTTGGGGGGTCGTTCTGCTAACCGTGGTGAATGCGCCCAAGCTTGCCGAATGCCTTATGACTTAATCGCTGATGGGGAGATAGTAGATTTGAGCGATCGCAAATATTTACTCAGTCCTCAAGATTTAGCAGGGTTAGAAATCTTACCAGATTTGGTGCAATCAGGTGTAACTAGTCTCAAGATTGAAGGACGGTTAAAAGCCCCGGAATATGTTGCCAATGTTACCCGTGTTTATCGCCAAGCTTTAGACCGGGTGATGGAGGAGTTGGACAAGACTAAGGTATCAAATCAAGAACGCTACGATTTAGAAATGGCATTTTCCCGTGGACTCTACACAGGGTGGTTTCAAGGTATCAACAACCAAGAACTAGTACACGCCCGATTTGGCAAAAAGCGAGGGGTTTACCTGGGCGAAGTTAGCCGCATTCGCAACGAAGAAGTAATAATTAAATTAGAAGCGCCTGTGAAGCCTGGTGACGGTGTGGTATTTGATTGCGGTCATCCAGAGGCGAAGGAAGAAGGCGGACGAGTATATGGGGTGTCACAGAAGGGTAAGGAAGCAGTATTAACTTTTGGTCGAGGTAACTTGAACTTCCGCCGCATTCATGTAGGCGATAAACTTTGGAAAACTAGCGACCCAGAACTTGATAAGCAACTCAGACAAAGCTTTGCGGGTGAAAATCCTCAATTCCAACGTCCGATAGATTGGGAAATTTATGGTGAAGTAGGACAGCCATTGATTGCGATCGCTCGTGATGAACTTGGTAATATTACACAAGCAGAATCCGCAATATCACTAGTAGAAGCCCACACCAAACCCCTAGATACAGCCCGGCTACAAGAACAATTCGGTCGTCTAGGTAACACACCATTCCGCTTAGGTACTCTGACCAATCACCTCAAGGGTAATTTGATGGTTCCTGTCAGCGAGTTAAATCGGATGCGACGAGAAGTCGTTACCCAATTAGAAGAGTTACGTAGCCAACCCAAACGCTGGCAATTAAGCAAAAATGTTTCCTACCAAGACCTCCTCCCCCGCACATCTCCCCCATCTCCCCTATCCCCCTCTCTTATCGTCCTAGTCCGCAACCTCAAGCAACTCCAAGCCGCTCTACAAACCGGAGTCGAAACCCTTTACTGCGAATTTGAAGACCCCCGCGCCTACAAACAAGCCGTAAACCTAGTACGCCAAGCACAACAAACCACTCCCCCATCTCCCCAAATCTTCCTCGCTCCTCCCCGAATTACCAAACCTGGGGAAAACTGGATTCTGGAACAAGTCCGCGCTGCTAACGCAGATGGTTATCTGATCCGCAACTATGACCAGTTAGATTTCTTTGCGGCTGACTGTTGCATTGGTGATTTTTCTTTAAACGTTGCCAACCCCTTAACTGCCGACTACTTTAAGCAAAAGTTTGGTTTAGAAAGGTTGACAGCATCCTACGACTTAAACATCAACCAATTGCAAGACTTACTCACTACTTCCCCCGCTCGATGGTTTGAGGTAACAATCCATCAACATATCCCGATGTTCCATATGGAGCATTGTGTATTTTGTGCTTTTCTTTCTGAAGGTACAGACTATACTAACTGTGGCAGACCTTGCGAAAAGCATGAGGTAAAATTGCGCGATCGCGTTGGTAGTGAACACGTTCTTCAAGCTGATGCAGGTTGTCGCAATACTGTATTTAATGGCACTGCACAAACTGGAGCCGAATACGTACAGCGTTTGATAGATTTAGGCTTGCGTCATTTCCGCATCGAATTTGTGAATGAGACACCTGAGCAGGTAAATAAAACTGTACAGCGTTATCGTCAGTTACTAAATGGTGAAATTACAGGTTCTCAATTGTGGCGCGAGTTAAAGCTGCAAAATCAGTTAGGTGTCACTCGTGGGCCTTTGGGTGTGTCAACTTTAGTATAA
- a CDS encoding ADP-ribosylglycohydrolase family protein — MRRASGCLFGLAFGDALGATTEFLTVEEIRRCFPPNGPQEIIGNPAQVTDDTQMTLSVGQALVETLPNNLTVANLEASLRRAFVEWLNSPDNNRAPGMTCLRACEDLERGKPWLQATRVSSKGCGANMRVAPVGLLRLDQTQRAAIAQFQAALTHGHPTALAASDLTAFAIAELTQGAKVQTLPSRLYEYALSQRSIYHSDWLGSLWQQPYVNTPEEFISRGWDECLAVLDRLNVALANPNRDADPCLATGEGWIAEEALATGLLCFLLFPEEPLAAIRRAALTAGDSDSIACLAGAFAGAYLGMDAWPEDWVIRIEYKEQLIALGKLWD, encoded by the coding sequence ATGCGTCGTGCTTCTGGTTGTTTATTCGGACTTGCCTTTGGCGATGCCTTGGGCGCTACTACAGAATTTTTAACAGTTGAAGAAATTCGCCGTTGCTTTCCACCCAATGGGCCGCAAGAAATTATTGGTAATCCGGCACAGGTAACTGATGATACACAGATGACTCTCTCTGTGGGGCAGGCGCTAGTAGAAACACTACCTAACAACTTGACTGTAGCTAATTTAGAAGCATCTTTAAGGCGGGCTTTTGTCGAGTGGTTAAACAGTCCCGACAATAATCGCGCCCCTGGTATGACTTGCTTACGGGCTTGTGAAGATTTAGAAAGGGGTAAGCCTTGGCTGCAAGCAACTAGGGTAAGTTCTAAAGGTTGTGGTGCAAACATGCGTGTTGCACCCGTAGGATTATTACGATTAGACCAAACACAGCGTGCGGCGATCGCCCAATTCCAAGCTGCATTAACTCACGGTCATCCTACAGCGCTTGCTGCCTCAGATTTAACAGCCTTTGCTATTGCTGAACTTACCCAAGGAGCTAAGGTACAAACTTTACCCTCTCGGCTCTACGAATACGCTCTCAGCCAACGCTCAATTTATCATAGTGATTGGTTGGGTTCTCTCTGGCAACAGCCTTATGTCAATACACCAGAAGAATTTATCAGCCGTGGATGGGATGAATGTTTAGCCGTACTTGACCGTCTTAACGTTGCGTTAGCTAACCCCAACCGCGACGCTGACCCATGCCTAGCCACAGGTGAGGGTTGGATAGCTGAGGAGGCTTTAGCAACAGGACTATTATGTTTTTTGCTATTTCCAGAAGAACCATTAGCCGCGATACGTCGTGCTGCACTGACAGCAGGTGATTCTGATTCGATAGCTTGCCTTGCGGGTGCTTTTGCTGGCGCTTACTTGGGGATGGATGCTTGGCCGGAAGATTGGGTAATACGTATTGAATACAAAGAACAGTTGATAGCTTTGGGTAAATTGTGGGATTAG